The Porites lutea chromosome 4, jaPorLute2.1, whole genome shotgun sequence genome contains a region encoding:
- the LOC140935596 gene encoding uncharacterized protein yields the protein MASWWAVVVSCLLLGLFSSEAKKGHPVLTYFRRSNSEGVILDVRDLRNHINFTHPIVTKFAPAATLKVNPELVENGELVNVSWSGIPQPEKSDFIAFYCPNDAEASQYLDYFYVTVSANYASGYGWNQVHVYNMRTSCEFRYYQKNYIHAATSNLLKFKGGVDAPLQGHIALTGDPTQMRVMWVSGTDDIPVVSYGKDPSLRLTAKGTSKTYTKTDMCGPPASLNGFSNPGYIHDVLLTNLTPSSDYFYSYGSSKMMSAVRKFRSQPITGPDESFSFVVYGDMGVTADPGSHDTAKYMIEEAAKGRSLVFHVGDISYARGYAYIWDQWHALIEPFATIMPYMVGIGNHEQDHNSGGSKDPSGAPGEGWHPWWGNFGDDSGGECGVPMYYRFHMPDNGNAVWWYSYDYGSVHFIMMSSEHDYRDGSRQYKWLENDLKNVDRKKTPWVVLGGHRPMYTSQEVLSDYIVSIGMQYYLEELFHKYKVDLAFWGHYHSYERTCAVYKQTCQSEGMGTTHIVVGSAGFALDQEGYYKVEWSRFHENDYGYGRVLVANRSALYYEWVRNKDKVVRDKVWLIKSDS from the exons ATGGCATCTTGGTGGGCTGTTGTGGTTTCGTGTTTGCTTCTTGGCTTATTTAGCTCAGAAGCAAAGAAAGGCCATCCAGTTCTTACATATTTCAGACGAAGTAACTCCGAGGGCGTTATTTTGGATGTGCGAGATTTAAGGAATCACATCAATTTTACTCACCCTATCGTCACCAAATTTGCTCCCGCGGCCACTTTGAAAGTCAATCCGGAACTGGTGGAAAACGGGGAGTTAGTGAATGTTTCGTGGAGTGGAATACCTCAGCCAGAAAAAAGCGACTTCATCGCGTTTTACTGCCCAAATGACGCTGAAGCAAGCCAGTATTTGGACTATTTCTATGTCACTGTGTCGGCGAATTATGCCTCTGGGTATGGATGGAATCAGGTCCATGTTTACAACATGAGGACGAGCTGCGAGTTTCGATACTATCAGAAGAACTACATTCATGCTGCAACGAGCAACCTGCTGAAGTTTAAGGGAGGCGTTGACGCTCCTTTACAAGGACACATTGCTCTCACAGGTGATCCAACACAAATGAGAGTTATGTGGGTGTCTGGAACAG ATGATATTCCGGTTGTGAGCTATGGAAAAGACCCGTCATTGCGTCTCACAGCCAAAGGAACCTCAAAGACGTACACCAAGACAGACATGTGTGGACCGCCTGCATCGCTAAATGGCTTCTCAAATCCTGGCTACATTCACGATGTTCTACTGACAAATCTCACTCCGTCTTCAGATTATTTTTACTCCTACGGATCTTCTAAG ATGATGAGTGCTGTGCGCAAGTTTCGAAGCCAGCCAATCACAGGCCCCGATGAATCGTTTAGTTTTGTCGTTTACGGTGATATGGGAGTGACCGCTGACCCCGGTTCGCATGATACTGCAAAGTACATGATTGAAGAAGCCGCGAAAGGCCGCTCATTAGTTTTCCATGTTGGAGATATCTCTTACGCACGAGGATAC GCTTACATCTGGGATCAATGGCACGCACTCATCGAGCCTTTCGCAACAATAATGCCATATATGGTGGGCATAGGCAATCATGAGCAAGACCATAATTCAGGAGGCTCCAAGGACCCCAGTGGCGCTCCAGGTGAGGGCTGGCACCCCTGGTGGGGCAACTTTGGTGATGACTCAGGGGGAGAGTGTGGGGTACCCATGTACTATCGATTCCACATGCCTGACAATGGAAATGCTGTGTGGTG GTACAGTTACGATTATGGCAGCGTACACTTCATTATGATGAGCTCAGAGCATGATTACAGAGACGGTTCGAGGCAGTACAAGTGGCTAGAAAATGACTTGAAAAATGTCGATCGGAAGAAAACGCCTTGGGTTGTGCTCGGCGGACATCGGCCGATGTATACCAGCCAGGAAGTATTAA GTGATTACATCGTGTCCATAGGCATGCAGTACTATTTGGAGGAGCTTTTCCACAAGTACAAAGTGGATTTAGCCTTTTGGGGACACTACCACAGCTACGAAAGGACATGCGCAGTTTATAAGCAGACATGCCAAAGTGAAGGAATGGGCACCACACATATCGTAGTCGGATCGGCAGGATTTGCATTAGACCAAGAGGGCTATTACAAAGTGGAGTGGTCTCGCTTTCACGAGAACGATTATGGATATGGCAGAGTACTGGTGGCAAATAGATCAGCGCTTTATTACGAGTGGGTTCGAAATAAGGATAAGGTCGTTAGAGATAAAGTTTGGTTGATAAAATCAGATTCGTAG
- the LOC140935594 gene encoding 2-Hydroxyacid oxidase 1-like, with translation MASITDPVTIDELEKYASNHLDKNAFDYYSTGAENDVTLRENRLAFNRIKLRPRMLRDVSHQDISVTVLGHKLNMPICVSPSAFQAMAHPDGELATVKAVSSLGTAMGLSLYSTTSLEDVALEAPNTIKFFQMQLYTDRQLMATIIKRAEKAGYKAILLTVDCPLYGRHQGRRRFELPGHLKYANFSSVQQSKQFKSNAELGAHIIALLDCSVDWKILDWLRSITSLPVVVKGILTPEDAQLAVQHGAKGILVSNHGGRQLDGVPAAIEVLPEIVNAVRGTGVEVYMDSGVRLGTDVLKALALGARAVFVGRPAIWGLAYKGEQGVKAVLQMLRDEFKTAMVLAGCASLKDITSSLVMRPPTSHL, from the exons ATGGCAAGTATCACGGACCCTGTGACAATTGATGAATTGGAGAAATACGCTTCCAACCATTTGGACAAGAACGCCTTTGATTATTATTCAACAGGAGCAGAAAATGATGTAACACTGCGTGAAAATCGCTTGGCATTTAACAG GATTAAACTGCGCCCGCGAATGCTACGCGATGTATCCCATCAAGACATTTCCGTTACAGTCCTTGGCCATAAATTAAACATGCCTATCTGTGTTTCACCGAGTGCATTTCAAGCAATGGCTCACCCTGACGGTGAACTTGCGACTGTTAAGG CCGTAAGTTCTTTGGGCACAGCAATGGGTTTAAGTTTATACTCCACGACCAGCTTAGAAGACGTAGCTCTCGAAGCTCCAAACACAATCAAGTTttttcagatgcagttgtacaCTGATCGCCAGTTAATGGCGACAATCATAAAACGAGCCGAAAAAGCAGGATACAAGGCAATTTTATTGACAGTCGACTGTCCATTGTACGGCAGACATCAAGGAAGAAGAAGATTTGAGTTACCAGGACATTTGAAATATGCTAATTTCTCGTCCGTTCAGCAGAGTAAACAGTTCAAAAGCAATGCGGAGCTGGGTGCACATATCATAGCTTTGTTGGATTGCAGTGTTGACTGGAAAATTCTCGATTGGCTCCGTTCGATTACGTCACTTCCTGTTGTTGTCAAGGGCATACTGACACCGGAAGATGCTCAACTTGCAGTGCAGCATGGGGCTAAAGGAATTCTGGTTTCAAATCATGGAGGCCGGCAGTTGGATGGTGTTCCGGCGGCT ATTGAAGTCCTGCCAGAAATAGTGAATGCCGTCCGGGGAACTGGGGTTGAGGTGTACATGGACAGTGGCGTAAGACTGGGTACTGATGTTCTTAAGGCTCTTGCTTTGGGGGCCCGTGCAGTGTTTGTTGGCCGTCCAGCTATTTGGGGACTTGCTTACAAG gGTGAACAGGGTGTAAAAGCAGTTCTTCAGATGCTTAGAGATGAATTTAAAACAGCCATGGTTCTTGCAG GATGTGCGTCTTTGAAGGACATAACCTCTTCTCTGGTGATGAGACCTCCAACCAGTCACCTCTGA
- the LOC140935595 gene encoding uncharacterized protein translates to MALIELGKVVFCLQLLWLASVNCKHDHPIPTYFGRVHPNGTIVDARNPENRLKLNFPPKPTRPDPGAVLKVSPSSNIDNGAEVTVMWSGVSSPSAKDVVILYCPPDAEPHHYLDFIYVSSISSYTKGYGEFAVRLWNLRKECQFGYYRNDNYTLVVARSEVLTFKGGAEIPLQGHLALTGNPTEMRVMWVSGSKDTPIVHYGTDPSVMSVVQGNISKTYTADDMCAAPANSAQFVDPGFIHDVLLTNLEPGTRYYYSYGSEKSVSPVHHFNTSPPVGSEDKFTALVYGDMGVSPVPRAYKTAEYATKEALSGNAAFVFHNGDISYARGYAYIWEQWHAVIEPYATILPYMVGIGNHEQDHMSGGSKDPSGAPGEGFHPWWAPGYGTDSGGECGVPMYYRFHMPDNGNAVWWYSFDYASVHFIMMSTEHNFTQGSRQYEWMEQDLKNVNRSLTPWVVIAGHRAMYTSQMVESDYIISLGMQKAFESLLLKYQVDLAFWAHYHSYERTCPVRFGQCTPGAPVHIVVGTAGKSLDLEDYFPMSWSLYHENNYGYGRLTQANRSALHWEWVENTSGVVKDHVWLTK, encoded by the exons ATGGCGCTGATCGAGCTGgggaaagttgttttttgccTTCAGTTATTGTGGCTTGCTAGCGTAAACTGCAAACACGATCATCCCATTCCGACGTATTTCGGTCGAGTGCATCCTAACGGAACTATTGTAGACGctagaaatccagaaaacagGCTTAAACTAAACTTTCCTCCTAAACCAACGCGTCCGGACCCGGGCGCTGTGTTGAAggtgtctccttcttccaaCATAGACAATGGCGCGGAAGTCACAGTTATGTGGTCTGGGGTGTCATCACCAAGTGCCAAGGATGTTGTGATTCTGTATTGCCCTCCAGACGCCGAGCCACATCACTATCTAGATTTTATTTACGTCAGTAGTATCTCCTCTTACACCAAAGGTTATGGCGAATTTGCAGTTCGACTTTGGAATCTAAGAAAGGAATGCCAGTTTGGATATTACAGAAACGACAATTACACTCTCGTTGTGGCTAGAAGTGAAGTTTTGACTTTTAAAGGAGGGGCAGAGATTCCACTACAAGGACATTTGGCGCTGACCGGGAATCCCACGGAAATGAGGGTTATGTGGGTTTCCGGTTCAA aGGACACTCCCATTGTTCATTATGGAACAGACCCATCTGTGATGTCCGTCGTCCAAGGAAACATCAGCAAAACATACACTGCAGATGATATGTGTGCAGCGCCAGCTAACAGTGCACAGTTTGTGGATCCTGGTTTCATCCATGATGTTTTGCTAACAAACTTAGAGCCAGGAACACGATATTATTATTCCTATGGGTCAGAAAAG TCAGTGAGTCCTGTTCACCATTTCAACACCTCACCACCAGTAGGCTCAGAGGATAAGTTTACAGCCTTAGTATATGGAGATATGGGTGTTTCACCTGTACCACGTGCTTATAAAACAGCTGAATATGCAACAAAGGAAGCATTAAGTGGAAATGCAGCATTTGTCTTTCACAATGGTGACATATCTTATGCTCGAGGATAT GCCTACATTTGGGAACAATGGCATGCAGTTATTGAACCATATGCCACCATTTTACCATATATGGTGGGTATAGGGAACCATGAGCAGGATCACATGTCAGGAGGGTCCAAGGACCCCAGTGGGGCCCCAGGAGAAGGCTTCCATCCTTGGTGGGCCCCAGGTTATGGCACAGATTCTGGTGGAGAGTGTGGTGTACCAATGTATTACCGTTTTCATATGCCTGACAATGGAAATGCAGTTTGGTG GTACAGCTTTGATTATGCCAGTGTGCATTTCATCATGATGAGCACAGAACATAACTTTACTCAAGGCTCCCGACAGTATGAGTGGATGGAACAAGACCTGAAGAATGTCAACCGCTCCCTCACCCCCTGGGTGGTAATAGCAGGTCACAGAGCAATGTACACAAGCCAGATGGTCGAAA GCGACTACATCATCTCGCTTGGGATGCAAAAGGCGTTCGAGTCGTTGCTTCTTAAATACCAAGTTGACTTGGCCTTCTGGGCGCATTACCACAGCTACGAGCGTACATGCCCTGTGCGGTTTGGCCAGTGCACCCCTGGTGCTCCTGTGCACATCGTCGTGGGCACAGCTGGCAAGAGTTTGGATCTGGAAGATTATTTTCCTATGAGCTGGTCTTTATATCACGAGAATAATTATGGGTATGGAAGATTAACTCAAGCTAACCGCTCGGCACTTCATTGGGAGTGGGTTGAAAACACAAGTGGTGTCGTCAAAGACCATGTGTGGTTGACTAAATAG